The window CAGCCGGTCATCGAAGTCGGGAACCCGCTGGGTGACTACCCGGATCGGTCGTGGGAGCGGGTCTATCACGATCAATACCGGTACGATTCATCCTTTACGTGGTGTTGTTCACCAAACGATACGCACGCTTGCCGCATTCGGGCCTTCGTCCGGAACGGTGTGGTGATGCGCGTCGAGCAGAACTACGACCACCAAACCTATGAAGACCTCTACGGCAACCGCGGCACGTTCGCCCACAATCCGCGCATGTGCTTGAAGGGGTTCACCTTCCATCGCCGCGTGTACGGCCCCTATCGTTTGAAGGGTCCGTTGATGCGGAAAGGCTGGAAGGCGTGGATGGACGACGGCTCCCCCGAGCTGACGCCAGACACCAAGCGGAAATACAAGTTTGACAGCCGCTTCCTGGACGACATGCTCCGCGTGTCCTGGGATACGGCCTTCACCTATGCGGCCAAGGCGATGGTGATCGTTGCCACGCGGTATAGCGGTGAAGCCGGTGCCCGGAGGTTGCGCGAGCAGGGCTATGCGCCGGAAATGATCGAAATGATGAAGGGCGCCGGGACCCGGTGCTTCAAGCATCGCGCGGGGATGCCGGTCCTGGGCATCATAGGTAAGATGGGCAACACCCGGATGAACGGGGGGATCAACGCGTTGTTGGACACCTGGATTCGGAAGGTCAGCCCGGAACAGGCGCAGGGCGGCCGTTATTGGTCGAACTACACCTGGCACGGCGACCAGAACCCCGCCCACCCCTGGTGGTCCGGGGCGCAGGGGTCCGACATCGACCTGTCCGACATGCGCTTCTCCAAGCTGAACACCAGCTGGGGGAAGAACTTTGTCGAAAAC of the Nitrospira sp. genome contains:
- a CDS encoding molybdopterin-dependent oxidoreductase, which codes for MFLSRRQFLKVSAGTVAAVAVADKVLALTALQPVIEVGNPLGDYPDRSWERVYHDQYRYDSSFTWCCSPNDTHACRIRAFVRNGVVMRVEQNYDHQTYEDLYGNRGTFAHNPRMCLKGFTFHRRVYGPYRLKGPLMRKGWKAWMDDGSPELTPDTKRKYKFDSRFLDDMLRVSWDTAFTYAAKAMVIVATRYSGEAGARRLREQGYAPEMIEMMKGAGTRCFKHRAGMPVLGIIGKMGNTRMNGGINALLDTWIRKVSPEQAQGGRYWSNYTWHGDQNPAHPWWSGAQGSDIDLSDMRFSKLNTSWGKNFVENKMPEAHWKLECIERGARVVVITPEYNPTAYRADYWMPLRPESDG